In the Arthrobacter sp. 31Y genome, one interval contains:
- a CDS encoding DsbA family oxidoreductase produces MKIEIWSDVACPWCYIGKRRFETALAQFPHRDSVDIEWKSYQLDPSVPEHYDGTELDYLSNRKGMAPEQVKQMFAHVTETAKAEGLDYHFDKVVVANSFTAHRLIHLAASHGRQDAAKEQLLSDHFEHGKDIGNKEYLAELGAALALPADEVAELFTSDKFTDEVNHDINEARAIGVTGVPFFVIDRKYGISGAQPAELFSEALNQAWQEANPLIPVGASDAEACGPDGCAI; encoded by the coding sequence ATGAAGATTGAGATCTGGTCAGACGTCGCGTGCCCGTGGTGCTACATCGGCAAGCGCCGTTTCGAGACCGCCCTGGCACAGTTTCCGCACCGTGATTCCGTGGACATCGAATGGAAGAGCTACCAGCTGGACCCTTCCGTCCCGGAGCACTATGACGGCACGGAGTTGGACTACCTGAGCAATCGCAAGGGTATGGCTCCCGAGCAGGTCAAGCAGATGTTCGCCCACGTCACGGAGACGGCAAAGGCCGAAGGCCTGGACTACCACTTCGACAAGGTTGTGGTGGCCAACAGCTTCACCGCCCACCGCCTCATCCACCTGGCCGCCTCCCACGGGCGCCAGGATGCAGCCAAGGAACAGCTGCTCAGCGATCACTTTGAGCACGGCAAGGACATCGGCAATAAGGAGTACCTCGCGGAACTCGGTGCCGCCCTCGCATTGCCGGCCGATGAAGTCGCGGAACTCTTCACGTCAGACAAGTTCACGGATGAGGTCAACCACGACATCAACGAGGCCCGCGCCATTGGCGTCACCGGCGTCCCGTTCTTCGTCATCGACCGCAAGTACGGCATTTCGGGCGCCCAGCCCGCCGAACTGTTCAGCGAGGCCCTGAATCAGGCGTGGCAGGAAGCCAACCCCCTGATCCCGGTGGGCGCTTCCGATGCCGAGGCCTGCGGCCCTGACGGCTGCGCAATCTAA